The following proteins come from a genomic window of Chionomys nivalis chromosome 9, mChiNiv1.1, whole genome shotgun sequence:
- the Acot8 gene encoding acyl-coenzyme A thioesterase 8 isoform X1, whose translation MSAPEAPGDAQGDADGDDLSGDLRSVLVTSVLNLEPLDEDLFRGRHYWVPTSQRLFGGQIVGQALVAAAKSVSEDVHVHSLHCYFVRAGDPKVPVLYHVERTRTGASFSVRSVKAVQHGKAIFICQASFQQMQPSPLQHQFSMPTVPPPEELLGHEALIDQYLRDPNLHKKYRVGLNRIAAQEVPIEIKMVNPPSQLSQLPTLEPKQMFWVRARGYIGEGDIKMHCCVAAYISDYAFLGTALLPHQFKYKVNFMVSLDHSMWFHAPFRADHWMLYECESPWAGGSRGLVHGRLWRRDGVLAVTCAQEGVIRLKPQVSASKL comes from the exons ATGTCAGCGCCAGAAGCCCCGGGGGATGCGCAAGGCGACGCCGACGGCGACGACCTTTCCGGAGACCTCCGTAGTGTGCTGGTCACCAGCGTGCTCAACCTGGAGCCGCTAGATGAGGATCTCTTCAG AGGAAGGCATTACTGGGTACCCACCTCCCAGCGGCTCTTTGGGGGTCAAATTGTGGGCCAAGCCCTGGTGGCTGCTGCCAAGTCTGTGAGTGAGGACGTCCACGTGCACTCCCTGCACTGCTACTTTGTCCGGGCAG GGGACCCAAAGGTGCCAGTGCTGTACCATGTGGAGCGGACGCGAACAGGTGCAAGTTTCTCAGTGCGCTCCGTGAAGGCCGTGCAGCATGGCAAAGCCATCTTTATCTGCCAGGCATCCTTCCAGCAGATGCAGCCCAGCCCCCTGCAGCACCAGTTTTCCATGCCCACTGTGCCTCCGCCAGAAGAGCTGCTGGGCCATGAGGCTCTCATCGACCAGTATTTAAG GGACCCTAACCTCCACAAGAAATACCGAGTGGGGCTGAACCGAATTGCTGCTCAGGAGGTACCCATTGAGATCAAAATGGTGAACCCACCCAGCCAGCTGAGCCAGCTGCCGACACTGGAGCCCAAACAGATGTTCTGGGTGCGAGCCCGGGGCTATATTG GGGAGGGCGACATCAAGATGCACTGCTGTGTGGCTGCTTACATCTCTGACTACGCCTTCCTGGGTACAGCATTGCTGCCCCACCAGTTCAAGTATAAAGTGAACTTCATGGTCTCACTGGACCACTCCATGTGGTTCCACGCCCCATTTCGAGCTGACCACTGGATGCTCTATGAGTGCGAGAGCCCCTGGGCTG GTGGCTCTCGAGGGCTAGTGCACGGCCGGCTGTGGCGTCGGGATGGGGTCCTTGCTGTGACCTGTGCCCAAGAGGGTGTGATCCGATTGAAGCCTCAAGTGTCTGCGAGTAAGCTGTAG
- the Acot8 gene encoding acyl-coenzyme A thioesterase 8 isoform X2: MRISSGDPKVPVLYHVERTRTGASFSVRSVKAVQHGKAIFICQASFQQMQPSPLQHQFSMPTVPPPEELLGHEALIDQYLRDPNLHKKYRVGLNRIAAQEVPIEIKMVNPPSQLSQLPTLEPKQMFWVRARGYIGEGDIKMHCCVAAYISDYAFLGTALLPHQFKYKVNFMVSLDHSMWFHAPFRADHWMLYECESPWAGGSRGLVHGRLWRRDGVLAVTCAQEGVIRLKPQVSASKL; this comes from the exons ATGAGGATCTCTTCAG GGGACCCAAAGGTGCCAGTGCTGTACCATGTGGAGCGGACGCGAACAGGTGCAAGTTTCTCAGTGCGCTCCGTGAAGGCCGTGCAGCATGGCAAAGCCATCTTTATCTGCCAGGCATCCTTCCAGCAGATGCAGCCCAGCCCCCTGCAGCACCAGTTTTCCATGCCCACTGTGCCTCCGCCAGAAGAGCTGCTGGGCCATGAGGCTCTCATCGACCAGTATTTAAG GGACCCTAACCTCCACAAGAAATACCGAGTGGGGCTGAACCGAATTGCTGCTCAGGAGGTACCCATTGAGATCAAAATGGTGAACCCACCCAGCCAGCTGAGCCAGCTGCCGACACTGGAGCCCAAACAGATGTTCTGGGTGCGAGCCCGGGGCTATATTG GGGAGGGCGACATCAAGATGCACTGCTGTGTGGCTGCTTACATCTCTGACTACGCCTTCCTGGGTACAGCATTGCTGCCCCACCAGTTCAAGTATAAAGTGAACTTCATGGTCTCACTGGACCACTCCATGTGGTTCCACGCCCCATTTCGAGCTGACCACTGGATGCTCTATGAGTGCGAGAGCCCCTGGGCTG GTGGCTCTCGAGGGCTAGTGCACGGCCGGCTGTGGCGTCGGGATGGGGTCCTTGCTGTGACCTGTGCCCAAGAGGGTGTGATCCGATTGAAGCCTCAAGTGTCTGCGAGTAAGCTGTAG
- the Snx21 gene encoding sorting nexin-21 isoform X1, whose protein sequence is MASRLLHRLRHALASDGPGEAAAGSEAEQFPESSELEDDDAEGLSSRLSGTLSFTSAEDDPDDEDEDDEAGPDSPPSGDGTSGEDAERSPPPDGQRGSQLLARQLQDFWKKSRNTLVPQRLLFEVTSANVVKDPPSKYVLYTLAVIGPGPPDRQPAQISRRYSDFERLHRNLQRQFRGPMAAISFPRKRLRRNFTAETIARRSRAFEQFLGHLQAVPELRQAPDLHDFFVLPELRRAQSLTCTGLYREALALWANAWQLQTQLGTPSGPDRPLLTLAGLAVCHQELEDPGEARACSEKALQLLGAKRPHPFLAPFLEAHVRLSWRLGLDKRQTEAQLQSLQEAGLTPVPPPSLKELLIKEVLD, encoded by the exons ATGGCCTCGCGGCTCCTGCATCGTCTGCGACACGCCCTGGCTAGCGATGGCCCCGGGGAGGCGGCGGCAGGCTCCGAGGCCGAGCAGTTCCCTGAAAGCTCCGAGCTGGAGGACGACGACGCCGAGGGCCTGTCCTCCCGCCTAAGCGGCACCCTCAGCTTCACCAGTGCCGAGGATGACCCGGACGACGAAGACGAGGACGACGAGGCGGGCCCCGACTCGCCGCCCTCCGGAGACGGGACATCGGGAGAAGACGCAG AACGGAGTCCCCCACCTGATGGACAACGGGGCAGTCAACTCCTGGCTCGGCAGCTGCAGGATTTCTGGAAGAAGTCTCGAAACACCCTAGTTCCACAGCGGCTGCTCTTTGAGGTGACCAGCGCCAATGTTGTCAAGGACCCTCCCTCCAAGTACGTG CTCTACACCCTCGCCGTGATTGGCCCAGGGCCACCAGATCGCCAGCCAGCCCAGATCTCCCGCCGTTACTCGGACTTCGAACGGCTGCACAGAAACCTGCAGCGGCAATTCCGGGGCCCCATGGCTGCCATCTCCTTCCCTCGTAAACGTCTGCGCCGGAACTTTACTGCAGAAACCATTGCCCGCCGTAGCCGGGCCTTTGAACAGTTTTTGGGTCACCTGCAGGCAGTGCCCGAGCTCCGCCAAGCCCCAGACCTGCACGACTTCTTCGTGCTGCCCGAGCTGCGGCGAGCGCAGAGCCTCACCTGTACTGGCCTTTACCGCGAGGCTCTGGCACTGTGGGCCAATGCCTGGCAGCTGCAGACCCAGCTGGGCACCCCTTCTGGCCCAGACCGCCCTCTGTTGACTCTGGCTGGGTTGGCTGTGTGCCATCAGGAGCTGGAGGATCCTGGGGAAGCACGAGCATGTAGTGAGAAGGCCCTGCAGCTGCTGGGGGCCAAGAGACCCCATCCTTTCCTGGCACCCTTTCTAGAGGCCCATGTCCGACTCTCCTGGCGCCTGGGCCTAGACAAACGGCAGACAGAAGCCCAACTTCAGTCCCTACAGGAGGCGGGCCTTACCCCCGTCCCACCCCCCAGCCTCAAGGAGCTGCTTATCAAAGAGGTGCTGGACTAA
- the Snx21 gene encoding sorting nexin-21 isoform X2, with translation MASRLLHRLRHALASDGPGEAAAGSEAEQFPESSELEDDDAEGLSSRLSGTLSFTSAEDDPDDEDEDDEAGPDSPPSGDGTSGEDAERSPPPDGQRGSQLLARQLQDFWKKSRNTLVPQRLLFEVTSANVVKDPPSNSTPSP, from the exons ATGGCCTCGCGGCTCCTGCATCGTCTGCGACACGCCCTGGCTAGCGATGGCCCCGGGGAGGCGGCGGCAGGCTCCGAGGCCGAGCAGTTCCCTGAAAGCTCCGAGCTGGAGGACGACGACGCCGAGGGCCTGTCCTCCCGCCTAAGCGGCACCCTCAGCTTCACCAGTGCCGAGGATGACCCGGACGACGAAGACGAGGACGACGAGGCGGGCCCCGACTCGCCGCCCTCCGGAGACGGGACATCGGGAGAAGACGCAG AACGGAGTCCCCCACCTGATGGACAACGGGGCAGTCAACTCCTGGCTCGGCAGCTGCAGGATTTCTGGAAGAAGTCTCGAAACACCCTAGTTCCACAGCGGCTGCTCTTTGAGGTGACCAGCGCCAATGTTGTCAAGGACCCTCCCTCCAA CTCTACACCCTCGCCGTGA